A window from Triticum aestivum cultivar Chinese Spring chromosome 6D, IWGSC CS RefSeq v2.1, whole genome shotgun sequence encodes these proteins:
- the LOC123145589 gene encoding pterin-4-alpha-carbinolamine dehydratase 2, mitochondrial isoform X1: MEGRTLLRDQAAPSASAPTGRSASQATGDEAAAEVGERAPPPQPQLSKRSCVSCNSKDLQAMSEDSAKTLLEQVTGWEVKNEGDILKLHRAWKVKSFAKGLEFFQLVAAVAEEEGHHPDLHLVGWNNVKIDVWTHSVSGLTDNDFILAAKINELKLGGLLSKKKSTAQE, encoded by the exons ATGGAGGGGCGTACCCTACTCCGCGACCAGGCGGCACCCAGCGCGTCCGCCCCCACTGGCCGCTCCGCCTCGCAGGCGACGGGGGACGAGGCCGCGGCTGAAGTCGGtgagcgcgcgccgccgccgcagcccc AATTATCAAAAAGGAGCTGTGTCTCATGCAATTCAAAGGATTTACAGGCCATGTCAGAAGATTCTGCTAAAACGTTGCTAGAGCAG GTGACTGGCTGGGAGGTGAAAAATGAGGGTGACATTCTGAAGTTGCACAGGGCATGGAAGGTGAAGAGCTTTGCGAAAGGGCTTGAGTTCTTTCAGCTTGTTGCTGCTGTTGCGGAGGAAGAAGG TCACCACCCAGATCTTCATCTTGTTGGTTGGAATAATGTGAAAATTGATGTGTGGACTCACTCAGTCA GTGGTTTAACAGATAATGATTTCATCCTTGCTGCAAAGATCAATGAACTCAAGCTAGGAGGCCTTTTGAGCAAGAAAAAATCTACTGCCCAGGAGTAG
- the LOC123145589 gene encoding pterin-4-alpha-carbinolamine dehydratase 2, mitochondrial isoform X3, whose amino-acid sequence MEGRTLLRDQAAPSASAPTGRSASQATGDEAAAEVELSKRSCVSCNSKDLQAMSEDSAKTLLEQVTGWEVKNEGDILKLHRAWKVKSFAKGLEFFQLVAAVAEEEGHHPDLHLVGWNNVKIDVWTHSVSGLTDNDFILAAKINELKLGGLLSKKKSTAQE is encoded by the exons ATGGAGGGGCGTACCCTACTCCGCGACCAGGCGGCACCCAGCGCGTCCGCCCCCACTGGCCGCTCCGCCTCGCAGGCGACGGGGGACGAGGCCGCGGCTGAAGTCG AATTATCAAAAAGGAGCTGTGTCTCATGCAATTCAAAGGATTTACAGGCCATGTCAGAAGATTCTGCTAAAACGTTGCTAGAGCAG GTGACTGGCTGGGAGGTGAAAAATGAGGGTGACATTCTGAAGTTGCACAGGGCATGGAAGGTGAAGAGCTTTGCGAAAGGGCTTGAGTTCTTTCAGCTTGTTGCTGCTGTTGCGGAGGAAGA AGGTCACCACCCAGATCTTCATCTTGTTGGTTGGAATAATGTGAAAATTGATGTGTGGACTCACTCAGTCA GTGGTTTAACAGATAATGATTTCATCCTTGCTGCAAAGATCAATGAACTCAAGCTAGGAGGCCTTTTGAGCAAGAAAAAATCTACTGCCCAGGAGTAG
- the LOC123145589 gene encoding pterin-4-alpha-carbinolamine dehydratase 2, mitochondrial isoform X2, whose protein sequence is MHERVLHLSPFPCLVDASVPSSLNTCLKQKKSLNIEASPGLPTALRRCLPEGRSLGMEGRTLLRDQAAPSASAPTGRSASQATGDEAAAEVGERAPPPQPQLSKRSCVSCNSKDLQAMSEDSAKTLLEQVTGWEVKNEGDILKLHRAWKVKSFAKGLEFFQLVAAVAEEEGHHPDLHLVGWNNVKIDVWTHSVRKSNQLK, encoded by the exons ATGCATGAAAGAGTACTTCACCTCTCCCCGTTTCCGTGCCTAGTAGACGCATCCGTTCCCTCATCTCTGAACACGTGTCTCAAACAAAAAAAGAGTCTGAACATAGAAGCTTCACCTGGACTCCCCACGGCACTGCGCCGCTGTCTCCCCGAAGGCCGAAGCTTAGGGATGGAGGGGCGTACCCTACTCCGCGACCAGGCGGCACCCAGCGCGTCCGCCCCCACTGGCCGCTCCGCCTCGCAGGCGACGGGGGACGAGGCCGCGGCTGAAGTCGGtgagcgcgcgccgccgccgcagcccc AATTATCAAAAAGGAGCTGTGTCTCATGCAATTCAAAGGATTTACAGGCCATGTCAGAAGATTCTGCTAAAACGTTGCTAGAGCAG GTGACTGGCTGGGAGGTGAAAAATGAGGGTGACATTCTGAAGTTGCACAGGGCATGGAAGGTGAAGAGCTTTGCGAAAGGGCTTGAGTTCTTTCAGCTTGTTGCTGCTGTTGCGGAGGAAGAAGG TCACCACCCAGATCTTCATCTTGTTGGTTGGAATAATGTGAAAATTGATGTGTGGACTCACTCAGTCA GGAAATCCAATCAACTTAAATGA
- the LOC123145588 gene encoding lysine-specific histone demethylase 1 homolog 1, with the protein MEEGNGAQPPPLPPPDAPEAEGHLALVPMDQDAAAEPMEDGAAGGDAAEPMEEDAPTSSPTPSAPSATAAVDDSTVARKRRRRKKQFPGMIPTAGVRVLRASSSSGATAAHLAGIPRRRGRPPTNSSLRLARELDSEATIALAAGFPADTLSEDEVAAAVIPLIGGADQANYLVVRNHILALWRSNPLSPVAANAALASIRAEHAPLVAAAHSFLSDHAYINFGLAPSIVSLPPIPPPSHPPPSVLIVGAGFAGLAAARHLMSLGFKVAIVEGRLRPGGRVFTKTMRSSAADYPDIAASADLGGSVLTGINGNPLGVIARQLGFPLHKVRDKCPLYLPDGRPVDPDMDGRVEAAFNQLLDKVCQLRQVIADSVPHGVDVSLGMALEAFRAAHGVAAEPEERMLLDWHLANLEYANAAPLADLSMAFWDQDDPYEMGGDHCFIPGGNSQFVRALADGVPIFYGQNVRRIQYGCDGVLVYTDKQTFRGDMALCTVPLGVLKKGDIDFVPELPVQKREAIQRLGFGLLNKVVMLFPFDFWDGRIDTFGHLTEDSSQRGEFFLFYSYSSVSGGPLLVALVAGESAISFEKKSPMENVERVLDTLKNIFSPMGIEVPNPLQAICTRWGTDKFSYGSYSHVAIGSSGDDYDILAESVGDRIFFAGEATNRRYPATMHGALLSGYREAANIVRAARKRAKKVDLSEKTVVSYEVKDIVKDDNIDLDDLFRTPDVAFGGFSVLHDPSISEPDSASLLRVGIGARKLGSGSLFLYGLIMRENVTELAAMEGDEQRLSTLYRDFGTKLVGLDGLGDAGESLISRIKASSKK; encoded by the coding sequence ATGGAGGAAGGCAACGGGGCGCAGCCGCCGCCCTTGCCTCCGCCCGACGCGCCCGAAGCCGAGGGGCATCTAGCTCTCGTCCCCATGGACCAGGACGCCGCCGCGGAGCCCATGGAGGACGGCGCGGCCGGGGGAGACGCCGCGGAGCCCATGGAGGAGGACGCGCCCACGTCCTCCCCGACCCCGTCCGCCCCCTCCGCCACCGCGGCCGTCGACGACTCCACCGTCGCGCGGAAGCGCCGCCGCCGCAAGAAGCAGTTCCCCGGCATGATCCCCACGGCCGGCGTCCGCGTCCTCCGCGCATCCTCCTCGTCGGGGGCCACCGCGGCGCACCTCGCCGGcatcccgcgccgccgcggccgcccgccGACCAACTCCTCCCTCCGCCTGGCGCGGGAGCTGGATTCCGAGGCCACCATCGCGCTCGCCGCGGGGTTCCCCGCGGATaccctctccgaggacgaggtcGCCGCCGCCGTCATCCCGCTCATAGGTGGCGCCGACCAGGCCAACTACCTCGTCGTGCGCAACCATATTCTCGCGCTGTGGCGCTCTAATCCCCTCTCCCCCGTCGCGGCCAACGCCGCGCTCGCATCCATCCGCGCCGAGCAtgcgcccctcgtcgccgccgcacACTCCTTCCTATCGGACcatgcctacatcaatttcggcctCGCCCCCTCCATTGTCTCCCTACCACCAATCCCCCCTCCCTCCCATCCTCCCCCTTCTGTCCTCATCGTGGGTGCTGGCTTTGCTGGCCTCGCCGCCGCACGCCACCTTATGTCCCTTGGCTTCAAGGTTGCCATCGTCGAAGGCCGACTCCGCCCAGGTGGCCGTGTGTTTACTAAGACAATGCGGTCCTCTGCAGCAGACTATCCTGACATTGCTGCTTCTGCTGATCTGGGAGGCAGTGTGCTCACTGGTATTAATGGGAACCCCCTTGGTGTCATAGCACGGCAGCTTGGGTTCCCACTTCACAAGGTGCGGGACAAGTGCCCGCTGTATCTTCCGGATGGCCGCCCAGTTGACCCTGACATGGATGGTCGTGTTGAAGCTGCCTTTAACCAGCTTCTTGACAAGGTTTGCCAGCTGAGGCAGGTTATCGCAGATAGTGTCCCACACGGTGTGGATGTGTCACTTGGCATGGCACTCGAGGCATTCCGGGCAGCGCATGGTGTTGCCGCTGAGCCAGAGGAACGGATGCTTCTTGATTGGCATCTGGCCAACCTGGAGTATGCCAATGCCGCTCCTCTTGCTGATCTCTCCATGGCCTTCTGGGACCAGGATGATCCATACGAAATGGGTGGCGACCACTGCTTTATACCTGGTGGCAATTCCCAATTTGTCCGAGCACTTGCTGATGGCGTCCCGATATTCTATGGACAGAATGTGCGAAGGATACAGTATGGGTGTGATGGTGTGTTGGTCTACACTGATAAGCAGACATTCCGTGGTGATATGGCGCTCTGCACTGTTCCCCTTGGTGTGCTTAAGAAGGGGGAcattgattttgtgccggagctgCCAGTTCAGAAACGAGAGGCCATTCAGAGATTGGGTTTTGGGCTTCTTAATAAGGTTGTGATGTTATTCCCTTTTGACTTCTGGGATGGTAGGATTGATACATTTGGGCATTTGACTGAGGACTCTAGTCAACGAGGTGAATTCTTCCTGTTCTATAGCTATTCTTCAGTCTCAGGAGGTCCACTGCTCGTTGCCCTTGTTGCTGGGGAATCTGCTATCAGTTTTGAGAAGAAGTCACCAATGGAAAATGTCGAGAGGGTGTTAGACACACTTAAAAATATATTTTCACCCATGGGGATCGAGGTACCAAACCCACTGCAGGCAATATGTACTCGATGGGGCACTGACAAGTTTTCATATGGATCATATTCCCATGTGGCTATTGGGTCTTCCGGTGATGATTATGATATTTTGGCTGAGAGTGTTGGTGATAGAATCTTCTTCGCCGGGGAGGCAACAAATAGGCGGTACCCTGCAACGATGCATGGAGCTCTGCTTAGTGGGTACAGAGAGGCTGCCAATATTGTAAGAGCCGCTAGAAAGAGAGCAAAAAAGGTTGACTTATCTGAGAAAACAGTTGTCAGTTATGAAGTCAAAGATATTGTTAAAGATGATAACATTGATTTGGATGATCTCTTCCGTACCCCTGATGTTGCTTTCGGTGGCTTCTCAGTTCTGCATGACCCATCTATATCTGAACCTGATTCAGCATCATTGCTGCGTGTTGGAATTGGTGCCAGAAAGTTAGGCTCTGGTTCACTTTTCCTGTACGGCCTAATAATGCGGGAGAATGTAACTGAGCTAGCTGCAATGGAAGGCGACGAGCAGCGGTTGAGTACACTGTACCGAGATTTTGGGACAAAACTGGTGGGATTGGATGGCTTGGGTGATGCTGGGGAAAGCCTTATATCACGGATAAAGGCTTCTTCTAAGAAGTAG